Proteins found in one Nitratiruptor sp. SB155-2 genomic segment:
- a CDS encoding P-II family nitrogen regulator produces the protein MKKIEAVIKPFKLEDVKEALTEIGIIGMTVTEVKGYGRQQGHSELYRGAEYAVDFLPKIKIELVVSDENVDSCIDAIMNSARTGKIGDGKIFVSDIEKVVRIRTGETDEEAL, from the coding sequence ATGAAAAAAATTGAAGCAGTGATCAAGCCGTTTAAACTTGAAGATGTGAAAGAGGCATTGACAGAGATTGGAATAATAGGAATGACAGTAACAGAAGTGAAAGGCTATGGCCGTCAACAAGGCCATAGCGAGCTTTATAGAGGTGCAGAGTATGCAGTAGATTTTCTACCAAAGATTAAAATAGAACTGGTAGTCAGTGACGAGAACGTAGATTCTTGTATAGATGCGATCATGAATTCTGCACGAACTGGCAAAATAGGAGATGGTAAAATTTTTGTCAGTGATATCGAAAAAGTTGTTCGTATACGAACAGGCGAAACAGACGAAGAGGCTCTTTGA
- a CDS encoding YqhA family protein: MKWLEHIFETSLWQSRLFIILAVVFGMIGAIVLFIVASIDIYNVAAYTINVLLSHVHPHNFHEKIVGDIIGAVDLYLIAVVMLLFSFGLYELFISKIDAAEHSESSQILQIHSLDQLKDKLAKVIVMVLIVSFFKRVLHTEFHGALEMLYFAGSIFALAIALYFLHKGSEQH, encoded by the coding sequence ATGAAATGGCTTGAGCACATCTTCGAAACTAGTCTATGGCAAAGTAGACTTTTCATCATATTAGCCGTCGTTTTTGGTATGATTGGAGCAATAGTTCTATTTATAGTCGCAAGTATCGACATATATAATGTAGCAGCTTATACCATCAACGTTCTCCTCTCTCATGTACATCCTCACAATTTTCATGAAAAGATTGTTGGGGATATTATAGGGGCTGTAGATCTTTATTTGATCGCTGTGGTAATGCTGCTTTTTAGTTTTGGACTCTATGAGCTTTTCATTTCCAAAATTGATGCAGCAGAACACAGCGAAAGCTCCCAGATTTTGCAGATCCACAGCCTTGATCAACTAAAAGACAAACTCGCCAAAGTGATCGTGATGGTCCTCATTGTCAGCTTTTTTAAACGAGTACTACACACAGAGTTTCATGGTGCTTTGGAGATGCTCTATTTTGCCGGTTCCATCTTCGCACTAGCCATTGCCCTATATTTTTTACATAAAGGCTCAGAACAACACTAA
- a CDS encoding winged helix-turn-helix domain-containing protein, giving the protein MINVAVLGLHQSIQKEFYYYHDEDLFLEAWTKKRFDIVIFHLSYLQTIVDLHKVYEFYRIAVYEHLDYFIYKKVLQYTDFVYDFYELWKIPLRVQKINMQITKLKSNIFQYNDLLFNVETEQLYKDKKPIKLSPGEKDLLKLLIKNRDRVLSKVEIVEESETISSLESIKVLVSRLRSLGFQIQNHKNQGYQLKETS; this is encoded by the coding sequence ATGATTAACGTTGCGGTACTTGGTTTGCATCAATCCATTCAAAAAGAGTTTTATTATTATCATGATGAAGATCTTTTTTTAGAAGCCTGGACAAAAAAAAGATTTGATATCGTCATTTTCCATCTGAGCTATTTGCAAACAATTGTCGATTTACACAAAGTGTATGAATTCTACCGTATTGCAGTATATGAACATTTAGACTACTTTATATATAAAAAAGTTTTGCAATATACAGATTTCGTGTATGATTTTTATGAACTATGGAAGATACCCTTACGAGTACAAAAAATCAATATGCAAATTACGAAATTAAAAAGCAATATCTTTCAATACAATGATCTCCTATTTAATGTAGAAACCGAACAACTTTATAAAGATAAAAAACCAATCAAACTATCTCCCGGTGAAAAGGACCTTCTTAAACTCCTTATTAAAAATAGAGATAGAGTACTCTCCAAAGTAGAAATTGTGGAAGAATCTGAGACAATTTCTAGTCTGGAGAGCATTAAAGTGCTTGTGTCACGACTTCGCTCTCTTGGTTTTCAGATTCAAAACCATAAAAATCAGGGTTATCAACTAAAGGAGACATCATGA
- a CDS encoding integrase core domain-containing protein, with translation MINGWINEDIVKNRVDSKGKVQPKKRVQKSRKPKNLKTKPFELWAVDTIQIVSNGIKRYILTMIDPLTRIAFAVAIPSKRAKHTAYALEALIDGITSIKHKRKLAILSDNGSEFKKEFDALLEQKGLTHYWTYPKSPKMNAHNERFNRTIQEQFIQYYEDVLFTDLQEFNKKLAKWLIDYNTKIPHHSLNLKSPVQFLPENHYECHMYWTYTHS, from the coding sequence ATCATTAATGGATGGATTAATGAAGATATTGTCAAGAACAGAGTAGACTCCAAAGGAAAAGTTCAACCAAAAAAGAGAGTTCAAAAAAGTCGCAAACCCAAAAACCTTAAAACTAAACCATTTGAACTCTGGGCAGTAGATACCATCCAAATAGTCTCAAACGGTATAAAACGATATATCCTTACCATGATAGACCCACTCACACGTATTGCATTCGCAGTGGCAATTCCATCCAAAAGAGCAAAACATACTGCATACGCCTTGGAAGCTCTCATCGATGGAATAACATCTATCAAACATAAACGTAAACTCGCAATTCTTTCTGATAATGGCAGTGAGTTCAAAAAAGAGTTTGACGCTCTGCTTGAACAAAAAGGTCTCACACATTATTGGACATATCCTAAAAGTCCTAAAATGAATGCACACAATGAGAGATTTAACAGAACCATCCAAGAACAGTTTATTCAATACTATGAAGATGTACTCTTTACAGACTTACAAGAATTCAATAAAAAATTAGCAAAATGGCTTATCGATTACAATACCAAAATACCACACCATTCACTTAATCTCAAATCTCCGGTACAATTCCTCCCTGAAAATCATTATGAGTGCCATATGTATTGGACTTATACACACTCTTGA
- a CDS encoding Fis family transcriptional regulator, whose amino-acid sequence MQRFIARSPVSKKLLNTLRISSRLPVNILVVGEEGSGKMTLVKEVFPDLAFYSVEDVKNWKDLPQKFGIADLHNAIDIQRIMEEFEEHTIIALSEVSKSEYEEFFPVILHLPPLSERPEEFDELFSLYAKQVQKELGLESFEPKNIPRHYNAIELKQRMFKEAILQTLSEEEMLLFIERFLEKKLPMDYKDMLYIFEIPLLKAAKRKYKSALAISKALGLNRATLTKKLKKYENRLKNER is encoded by the coding sequence ATGCAAAGATTTATAGCAAGATCTCCGGTCAGTAAAAAGCTGCTCAATACTCTGCGTATCTCTTCTAGATTACCGGTCAATATCTTAGTGGTTGGTGAGGAGGGGAGTGGCAAAATGACCTTAGTGAAAGAGGTCTTTCCAGATCTTGCATTTTACAGTGTGGAGGATGTGAAAAATTGGAAAGATCTGCCCCAAAAATTTGGAATTGCAGATTTGCATAATGCAATAGATATCCAGCGGATTATGGAAGAGTTTGAAGAGCATACCATAATAGCTTTGAGCGAAGTTTCAAAAAGTGAGTATGAAGAGTTCTTCCCTGTTATTTTACATCTGCCACCACTGAGTGAAAGGCCGGAAGAATTTGACGAGCTTTTTTCACTTTATGCCAAGCAGGTTCAAAAAGAACTTGGACTCGAAAGTTTCGAACCAAAAAACATACCAAGACATTATAATGCAATTGAATTAAAACAAAGAATGTTTAAAGAAGCTATACTGCAAACCTTGAGTGAAGAGGAGATGCTTCTATTTATCGAACGATTTTTAGAAAAGAAACTACCGATGGACTACAAAGATATGTTGTATATATTCGAAATCCCTTTACTGAAAGCTGCAAAAAGGAAATATAAAAGTGCCTTGGCTATTTCAAAAGCTCTTGGCCTCAACAGAGCTACACTGACCAAGAAACTAAAAAAATATGAAAACCGCTTAAAGAATGAGAGGTAG
- a CDS encoding radical SAM protein: protein MNIVFGPINSRRFGLSLGIDLSPSQKACNFDCLYCELDPAKPTDLIPNPPKVQEVIQETKKALKEFNDIDVITITANGEPTLYPYLDELVDELGKIKKNKKLLVLSNASRISEPSIQQTLAKIDIVKLSLDTASQRTFRRLDRPLKDIEIQDIIKGMIEFRKVYKGFLVIEILVVQGINDKPEEFEILNEVLEKIKPDRIDIGTVDRPPAYKVEPVSYEKIFELSQLIKNLPVTVVSRKKEKKYKLHLNKQELLELFLHRPLTYEDIDTLFDKDTKALVQNLLQSRNLQEKKVGNVKFLEISYTVKK from the coding sequence ATGAACATAGTTTTTGGTCCCATTAACTCCAGGAGATTTGGCCTCTCTCTTGGAATCGATCTTTCACCCTCCCAAAAAGCGTGTAATTTCGACTGCCTCTACTGTGAACTGGATCCGGCAAAACCGACAGATCTCATTCCTAATCCGCCAAAAGTCCAAGAAGTGATTCAAGAGACCAAAAAAGCTTTAAAAGAGTTTAACGATATTGATGTTATCACGATAACTGCAAATGGAGAGCCTACCCTCTACCCATATCTTGATGAACTAGTTGATGAATTGGGCAAAATTAAAAAGAATAAAAAACTTCTCGTTCTCTCCAATGCCAGTCGTATCAGCGAACCATCAATCCAACAAACTTTGGCAAAAATCGATATAGTAAAACTCTCTTTGGACACCGCCAGTCAAAGAACTTTCAGACGGCTTGATCGTCCTTTAAAGGATATCGAAATTCAAGATATTATCAAAGGTATGATCGAATTTCGAAAAGTCTATAAAGGATTTTTGGTAATTGAGATCTTAGTAGTACAAGGCATAAATGATAAACCTGAAGAGTTTGAAATTCTCAATGAGGTCCTTGAGAAAATCAAACCTGATCGTATCGATATAGGTACAGTTGACCGTCCTCCCGCATATAAAGTGGAACCCGTAAGCTATGAAAAAATCTTCGAGCTATCACAACTCATCAAAAATCTACCAGTGACTGTTGTTTCTCGAAAAAAAGAGAAAAAATACAAATTGCATCTAAACAAACAAGAGCTCCTCGAACTTTTTTTGCACAGACCGCTCACGTATGAAGATATCGACACGCTTTTTGATAAAGATACGAAAGCATTGGTACAAAACCTTCTCCAATCTCGCAACCTTCAAGAAAAAAAAGTCGGCAATGTAAAGTTTTTAGAAATCTCGTATACAGTCAAAAAATGA
- the hemE gene encoding uroporphyrinogen decarboxylase, protein MVFIDACFRKKTPYTPIWMMRQAGRYLPEYMEVRNKAGDFLTLCKNPKMAAEVTLQPVEILDVDAAILFSDILVIPLEMGMDLRFEKGEGPVFSKPVRTWEDLGSLYEFPEEKLTYVYETIKIVRKKLPKDKALIGFSGAPWTLATYMVEGSGSKTYAAIKKLIYTDPEFMHALMIKITEAVKAYLVKQIESGVNAVQIFDSWASALEKEKFFEFSWDYMVDIAEFLKERYPEIPVILFPKGIAGYLDDIYGKFDVFGVDWGTPIDLAKEKLGNKYVLQGNMEPTRLYSKEATKEGVEKIVEVMGAKEGHIFNLGHGMLPDLPVENAKYLVELVHDLTRR, encoded by the coding sequence ATGGTATTTATCGATGCATGCTTTCGGAAAAAGACGCCCTATACACCTATTTGGATGATGCGCCAAGCTGGACGCTATTTGCCAGAATATATGGAAGTGAGAAATAAAGCGGGGGATTTTTTGACTCTTTGTAAAAATCCTAAAATGGCTGCTGAAGTTACGCTACAACCTGTAGAGATTCTCGATGTCGATGCAGCTATTTTGTTTAGCGATATTTTGGTGATCCCTCTGGAAATGGGAATGGATCTACGTTTTGAAAAAGGGGAAGGTCCTGTATTTAGTAAACCTGTAAGAACATGGGAGGATTTGGGAAGCCTCTATGAATTTCCAGAAGAAAAACTTACCTATGTGTATGAAACAATCAAAATAGTACGAAAGAAATTACCAAAAGATAAAGCACTCATTGGTTTCAGCGGTGCTCCGTGGACACTGGCCACCTATATGGTTGAGGGAAGCGGATCAAAAACCTATGCAGCAATCAAAAAACTGATCTACACAGACCCTGAGTTTATGCACGCACTTATGATCAAGATCACAGAAGCCGTCAAGGCATATCTTGTCAAACAGATAGAGTCTGGGGTCAATGCAGTCCAAATTTTTGACAGCTGGGCAAGTGCACTGGAAAAAGAGAAATTTTTTGAATTTAGCTGGGATTATATGGTTGATATCGCAGAATTTTTAAAAGAGCGCTATCCTGAAATTCCGGTTATTCTTTTTCCAAAAGGAATTGCAGGATATCTTGATGATATCTATGGAAAATTTGATGTGTTTGGTGTTGACTGGGGAACGCCGATCGACTTAGCGAAAGAAAAGCTCGGTAATAAATATGTATTACAAGGAAATATGGAGCCAACAAGACTCTACTCCAAAGAAGCAACTAAAGAGGGGGTAGAAAAGATCGTTGAAGTGATGGGAGCGAAGGAAGGACATATTTTCAATCTCGGGCATGGTATGCTTCCCGATCTTCCAGTCGAAAATGCAAAATACCTTGTAGAACTTGTCCACGATTTGACTCGAAGATGA
- a CDS encoding tetratricopeptide repeat protein has protein sequence MKYKKCILLFLPLLLFAQSFDQIKIKNIYYQSYNYEKTGNYKDAIRVLIPLYKKFPQGYTINLRLGWLFYLNKEYANAIKHYQQASLILPSALEPKLGLMRTYLSMGKYKKCMEIGEGVVRIDYYNYYANYYEAVALRYIKDFKTALSITQKMLRLYPTDTKFLTELALIDVSLGKKSEAKKIFEDILILDPNNITAKEYVND, from the coding sequence TTGAAGTATAAAAAATGTATACTCTTATTTTTGCCGTTGTTACTTTTTGCCCAAAGTTTTGATCAAATTAAAATTAAAAATATCTATTACCAATCGTACAATTATGAGAAAACGGGTAATTATAAAGACGCCATTCGTGTTCTTATTCCCTTATATAAAAAGTTTCCTCAAGGTTATACCATTAATCTTAGGCTTGGATGGCTCTTTTATCTCAATAAAGAGTACGCCAATGCTATAAAACATTATCAACAAGCTTCTTTGATACTTCCTTCTGCATTAGAACCAAAACTTGGATTGATGCGTACCTATCTTTCTATGGGAAAATATAAAAAGTGCATGGAAATAGGTGAAGGAGTTGTACGTATAGATTATTACAACTATTATGCGAACTATTATGAAGCAGTAGCATTAAGATATATAAAAGATTTCAAAACGGCACTATCAATTACACAAAAAATGTTACGACTCTATCCAACAGATACAAAATTTTTAACAGAATTAGCTCTTATAGATGTCTCTTTAGGAAAAAAGAGTGAAGCAAAAAAAATATTTGAAGATATTTTGATTTTAGATCCAAACAATATTACGGCAAAAGAGTATGTAAATGATTAA
- a CDS encoding aspartate-semialdehyde dehydrogenase, producing the protein MRKVNVAVVGATGAVGEEMLRVMEEVDFPVAKLVPLASARSAGSEVEYKGEPIVVKELTETVFEEEEIEIALFSAGGSVSAHYAPFAAEAGAVVIDNTSHFRMDPEVPLVVPEVNPEDIAAWKNKGIIANPNCSTIQMIQALKPLDDIFGIKRVDVATYQATSGAGKSAMEELVMQMKDFFAFKLDESEHKKFPHQIALNVIPQIDKFLDNGYTKEEMKMVNETKKIMHKNIEVSATCVRVPVLRGHSEAVTVWFEKDIDADAAREALYNGKNIVVVDNPQNSEYPMPIMVVDKNETYVGRIRKDVYRDNVLHMWVVADNLRVGAATNAVRIALKWLEMEEA; encoded by the coding sequence ATGAGGAAAGTTAACGTTGCAGTAGTCGGTGCCACAGGAGCTGTCGGAGAAGAGATGCTTCGCGTCATGGAAGAGGTCGATTTTCCTGTAGCAAAACTGGTACCTCTGGCAAGTGCTAGAAGTGCTGGAAGCGAAGTGGAGTACAAAGGCGAACCAATAGTCGTTAAAGAGTTGACAGAAACTGTATTTGAAGAGGAAGAGATAGAGATAGCTCTTTTTAGTGCAGGAGGAAGTGTTTCTGCACACTATGCCCCCTTTGCAGCAGAGGCTGGTGCGGTTGTAATCGACAACACAAGCCATTTTCGAATGGATCCGGAAGTCCCACTGGTCGTTCCAGAAGTCAATCCTGAGGACATCGCCGCTTGGAAGAACAAAGGGATAATAGCCAATCCAAACTGCTCAACTATCCAAATGATACAGGCTCTCAAACCGCTTGATGACATATTTGGAATAAAACGGGTTGATGTAGCAACATATCAAGCCACCAGTGGTGCTGGGAAAAGCGCTATGGAAGAGCTTGTAATGCAGATGAAGGATTTTTTTGCTTTTAAACTGGATGAAAGTGAGCACAAAAAATTCCCACACCAAATCGCACTTAACGTTATTCCGCAAATCGATAAATTTTTAGACAACGGATATACCAAAGAAGAGATGAAAATGGTCAATGAGACCAAGAAAATCATGCATAAAAATATCGAAGTAAGCGCTACATGTGTACGTGTACCGGTTCTTAGAGGCCACAGCGAAGCCGTTACCGTATGGTTCGAAAAAGATATCGACGCAGATGCGGCCAGAGAAGCACTCTACAATGGGAAAAACATCGTTGTCGTAGACAATCCACAAAACAGTGAGTATCCTATGCCTATTATGGTTGTTGATAAAAATGAAACATATGTTGGGCGAATCAGAAAAGATGTTTACAGAGACAATGTGCTACATATGTGGGTTGTAGCGGACAATCTAAGAGTTGGTGCAGCAACAAACGCTGTAAGAATCGCACTGAAATGGTTGGAGATGGAAGAAGCATGA
- the gyrA gene encoding DNA gyrase subunit A, whose protein sequence is MADLFEKNQDIQEIDIEESVKSSYLDYSMSVIIGRALPDARDGLKPVHRRILYAMNELGLTSRAAYKKSARIVGDVIGKYHPHGDSAVYEALVRMAQDFSMRIPLVDGQGNFGSIDGDNAAAMRYTEARMTPIAEELLRDIDKDTVDFIPNYDDTLSEPDVLPSRVPNLLLNGSSGIAVGMATNIPPHRLDELIDALVLLIENPKAELHEVMEHIQGPDFPTGGIIFGKQGILNAYKTGRGRIKVRAKTHIEKVKNREVIVIDEIPYQVNKARLIEQIAQMVREKQLEGISEIRDESDREGIRVVIELKKDVMSDIILNNLYKSTQMEVTFGIILLAIVNKEPKVFTLLELLHLFLNHRRTIVIRRTIYELEKAKARAHILEGLLKALDNIDEVIATIKASEDTPTARVNLMEKFELTEIQANAILDMKLQRLTGLEREKLENEYKELMEEIERLSAILKSEEKLNEIIKTELLEIKEKFTTPRLTEIVESYEEIDIEDLIPNEPMVVTITHRGYIKRVPLKQYEKQKRGGKGKTAVTTYEDDFIEDFFISNTHDTLMFVTDRGQLYWLKVYKIPEAGRTAKGKAVVNLLQLQPDEKIKAIIPTTDFSEDKSLAFFTKNGIVKRTNLAEFSNIRSKGVRAITLDESDELVEAKIVKPETKWLFIITKKGMCIRFPVHDVREMGRSARGVTGIRFKYEGDYVVGAETIAQEEQELLTVSEKGIGKRTQASEYREQSRGGKGVIAMKLTHKTGDVVGVVTVENNKDLMVLTSSGKMIRVDMESIRKAGRNTSGVMIVRLESGDKVVSIAKCPKEEEEVDEES, encoded by the coding sequence ATGGCAGATCTATTTGAAAAGAATCAAGATATCCAAGAGATCGATATAGAAGAGTCTGTTAAAAGTAGCTATCTTGACTATTCGATGAGCGTCATCATCGGTCGGGCCTTACCTGATGCAAGAGATGGACTCAAACCTGTACATAGACGAATCCTCTATGCAATGAATGAGCTTGGACTCACCAGCCGGGCTGCTTATAAAAAGAGTGCACGGATCGTAGGGGATGTGATCGGTAAATATCACCCGCATGGAGACAGTGCCGTCTATGAAGCACTTGTAAGAATGGCACAAGATTTTAGCATGCGCATCCCTCTTGTGGATGGACAAGGAAACTTCGGTTCTATCGACGGCGACAATGCTGCGGCGATGCGATATACCGAAGCAAGAATGACTCCGATCGCCGAAGAGCTCCTCAGAGATATCGATAAAGACACCGTCGATTTTATTCCAAACTATGATGATACACTGAGTGAACCAGACGTACTTCCAAGCCGAGTACCCAACCTCTTGCTGAACGGCTCGAGTGGTATTGCCGTTGGTATGGCAACCAATATCCCCCCACATAGACTCGATGAACTCATCGATGCTCTCGTTTTGCTCATTGAAAATCCCAAAGCCGAGTTGCATGAAGTCATGGAACACATCCAGGGACCGGACTTCCCGACAGGCGGAATCATCTTTGGAAAACAAGGGATCCTCAATGCCTACAAGACAGGACGAGGACGGATAAAGGTACGGGCTAAAACACATATTGAAAAGGTGAAAAACAGAGAGGTCATCGTAATCGACGAGATCCCATATCAAGTCAATAAAGCACGACTGATCGAACAGATCGCCCAAATGGTTCGAGAAAAGCAGCTTGAAGGAATTAGTGAAATACGTGACGAGAGTGATAGAGAAGGTATCCGGGTTGTTATTGAACTCAAAAAAGACGTGATGAGCGATATCATTCTCAATAATCTCTACAAATCGACGCAAATGGAAGTGACTTTCGGAATCATTTTGCTTGCCATCGTCAATAAAGAGCCAAAAGTCTTTACACTTTTAGAGCTTCTCCATCTTTTCCTCAACCACAGACGAACCATTGTTATTCGACGAACTATCTATGAACTTGAGAAAGCAAAAGCAAGAGCCCATATCTTAGAGGGGCTTTTGAAAGCTCTTGACAATATAGACGAAGTCATAGCTACGATCAAGGCAAGCGAAGATACGCCAACAGCACGTGTCAATTTAATGGAAAAATTTGAACTCACTGAAATCCAGGCCAATGCCATTTTGGATATGAAGCTTCAACGCCTCACGGGTCTTGAGCGAGAAAAGTTGGAAAACGAGTATAAAGAGCTCATGGAAGAGATAGAAAGGCTCAGTGCCATTTTGAAAAGTGAAGAGAAGCTCAATGAAATCATCAAAACCGAACTTCTTGAAATCAAAGAAAAATTTACCACTCCGCGCCTCACGGAAATCGTAGAAAGCTATGAAGAGATTGACATCGAAGATCTCATCCCGAATGAACCGATGGTGGTAACAATCACGCATAGAGGCTACATAAAACGGGTTCCTCTGAAGCAGTATGAGAAGCAAAAAAGGGGCGGTAAAGGGAAAACTGCCGTTACAACCTATGAAGATGACTTCATCGAAGACTTTTTTATCTCCAATACACACGATACCCTAATGTTCGTTACGGATAGAGGACAGCTCTATTGGCTCAAAGTTTATAAAATCCCTGAAGCTGGACGAACAGCCAAAGGGAAAGCGGTTGTCAATCTCCTACAACTCCAACCGGATGAAAAGATCAAAGCAATTATCCCTACGACAGATTTTAGCGAGGATAAATCATTGGCTTTTTTCACCAAAAACGGCATTGTCAAACGAACGAATCTGGCTGAGTTCAGTAATATTCGTAGTAAAGGGGTACGGGCTATAACCTTAGATGAGAGTGATGAACTGGTCGAGGCAAAAATCGTTAAACCAGAAACGAAATGGCTTTTTATCATTACCAAAAAAGGGATGTGTATACGTTTTCCAGTACATGACGTACGCGAAATGGGAAGAAGCGCCAGAGGCGTAACTGGAATTCGTTTCAAATATGAAGGCGATTATGTGGTAGGAGCTGAAACGATTGCGCAAGAAGAGCAAGAACTCTTAACAGTGAGCGAAAAAGGTATCGGCAAACGCACCCAGGCGAGCGAATACCGTGAGCAATCTCGGGGCGGCAAGGGCGTTATCGCCATGAAACTAACCCATAAAACAGGTGATGTCGTGGGTGTCGTCACGGTTGAAAACAACAAAGATTTGATGGTACTCACATCAAGTGGGAAAATGATACGAGTAGATATGGAAAGTATCCGAAAAGCTGGTCGAAACACAAGCGGCGTCATGATTGTTCGATTAGAAAGCGGTGACAAAGTAGTCAGTATCGCCAAATGTCCAAAAGAAGAGGAGGAAGTTGATGAGGAAAGTTAA
- a CDS encoding ammonium transporter produces MKRFKSLLFLLPSFLLAEDKLNSGDTAWMIVATAFVMLMTPAGLALFYGGMTRAKNVLNTYMMVFIAYVIGSIIWVLWGYSLAFNGDGAVIGDLGKIFLKGVTAESLSGTYPEFVFIAFQGTFAAITVAIASGSAIERMKFSTWTIFTVLWVTFVYVPITHMVWGGGFLYNEGALDFAGGTVVHMNGGLAGLVLALMLGKRKGFPKEPMKPSSIILTALGAALLWFGWFGFNAGSEFAADGVAGSALLMTNFAAAVAALTWVLIEWIVYKKPTLLGAATGAVAGLVAITPAAGFVDVLGALIIGAGGSIAGYFGIMLIKRKFKIDDSLDAFGVHFTAGLWGALATGLFALQNLAWEGSPLKDHGDRMGQMWVQIESVVVTMVFTAVMTAIVYFVSSLITGGGKVDEDTQAMGLDEAVHGERGFNL; encoded by the coding sequence ATGAAGAGATTCAAATCTTTACTCTTTCTTTTGCCATCATTTTTACTGGCAGAAGATAAACTCAATAGCGGAGACACCGCATGGATGATTGTTGCGACTGCATTTGTAATGCTTATGACTCCAGCAGGACTTGCACTCTTCTATGGTGGTATGACGCGTGCAAAAAATGTGCTCAATACCTATATGATGGTTTTCATTGCCTATGTAATAGGCTCGATTATTTGGGTTCTTTGGGGCTACTCGTTAGCGTTTAACGGCGATGGAGCAGTTATAGGTGATCTTGGTAAGATCTTTTTAAAAGGAGTTACGGCTGAAAGTTTGAGTGGTACTTATCCCGAGTTTGTGTTCATTGCTTTTCAAGGGACTTTTGCAGCTATTACAGTAGCGATTGCCAGTGGTTCTGCAATTGAGAGGATGAAATTTTCCACATGGACTATTTTTACAGTTCTTTGGGTAACGTTTGTATATGTTCCGATCACCCATATGGTATGGGGTGGTGGATTTTTATACAATGAAGGTGCGCTTGATTTCGCAGGTGGGACAGTAGTTCACATGAATGGTGGTTTGGCAGGATTGGTGCTAGCATTGATGCTAGGGAAGAGAAAAGGATTTCCAAAAGAACCTATGAAACCATCTTCAATCATCCTAACCGCCCTAGGTGCGGCACTTCTATGGTTTGGATGGTTCGGATTTAATGCTGGAAGTGAATTTGCAGCTGATGGCGTAGCAGGAAGCGCGCTTCTCATGACAAATTTTGCAGCAGCGGTAGCGGCTTTGACATGGGTGCTTATTGAATGGATAGTCTATAAAAAGCCAACACTTCTTGGTGCGGCGACTGGAGCAGTGGCTGGACTTGTAGCTATTACTCCAGCAGCGGGATTTGTGGATGTGCTTGGAGCGCTGATTATTGGAGCTGGTGGAAGTATAGCAGGTTATTTTGGCATTATGCTCATCAAAAGAAAATTCAAAATCGATGATAGTTTGGATGCATTTGGTGTGCACTTCACAGCTGGACTTTGGGGTGCTTTGGCAACAGGGCTGTTTGCATTGCAAAATTTGGCATGGGAAGGAAGTCCTTTGAAGGATCATGGTGACAGAATGGGGCAGATGTGGGTCCAGATTGAATCAGTTGTCGTAACAATGGTATTCACCGCAGTGATGACAGCTATTGTTTATTTTGTTTCATCATTGATTACAGGTGGCGGAAAAGTTGATGAAGATACCCAGGCGATGGGTCTTGATGAAGCTGTTCATGGTGAACGCGGATTTAATCTATAA